The DNA sequence CCTGCAAAGATTGTTTTCAAAACGAAAAAACGGGAAAAAAGAAAGCAAGATGCCAGTGCCTTAAGGATGCGTAAGTGCTATAAGTCCCGAAGGGTGGCAATAGGAACGCTGACATTATGCGCAGGGGGCATGCTTAAGTCACTATCTTAGCTGCCCTTTTAGTCCGTTTGGAGTGAAAGCTTTAATTAAAATTTATTAGTATCTTTTATAAGGAGTCTTAAATAATAGGAGAAAAACGGAAATGCAGAATCCCAAGCAAGATTCAATTATCTCGTTTATCCAAATAAATTCAGGAAAAAAGGAATGATAGAAATAGCTAAAAAGATGATAGAATTTCAATAGGTATTATTACTTTTCAGCACTTTATTTTGAAACTGACCACCGCCATAACTGAAAAATTCGCAGATCTAAAAAATTAGATATATTGTTTGTACTTGTAAGATTTATAGTTTAAAATGTCTAAATTTTCCAGCAAGACACCCTTAATATTAATGCTTCATTAAGCAATTACAAGTTTTGTAAGGGTTTGTTTTTGTGGGGGTTATTAGAGAGCTAAAAGTACATTTAATGAATAAGCATATACAGTACAATTATAAAAATGGAGCAAAACATTATACAATTAAAGAGTATTGCGAATTTGCTGCCTGATATTTTTTATACCATCTTATCAAAGATAATACAGATGTAGATGCAGAGAAGTAATATATTTATAAAATGGCATTTCTAATTTCACTCCTAAAAGATTGGAAGCAGTTGATCAAACATGATATTGTTCAAAGCCTGCTGCAGTAAAAAAACAGATTAGTCTTTTTGAAGTAATATATGGACAGCAGCGATTAACTATGATCTATTTAATACTGCATTATCTTAATCGTTTCCCATCAGTTTTAGAGATTGTGAGAACTTTTGCTCTATGATATTTTTTACTATCACAGATCGCTTTTATTCCGGCTGTCCACTCTTCAGGTGAAGTTTCAGGTTGAATATGCTGAGAAAAAGCATAGAAAAAGTTGAAGGTTTGTTTTTAATCTGTCTTCTAAAAATGGCAGTGCCGGCTTTTTCCGCTTAATTCTCAGGCGTTATTGGTCTATTTTATCTTTATGATACTGCATAAGCCATTTTTGCATTTTTTGCAGAAGCTGGATTTCATTTAAGTCTGATGAAGGGTTAGACAGCCCTGTTATGATTCTTTGTTCATTAAATTTTTTATGCTCAAAGAGGCAGGTAAATTTAGGAAACTCATTGTGTAATACCAGCCATTTTTTTGGATAGGCATTTTTAATTTCAAACTTTTTCATTTTTTATCATTGCTTTAAGGACTGCATCCTCAGATACTTTTGCTGTCTTATATCTTTTTAGCGCTGCACTGTAAATTAGATCTCAAAAAATATTATTTTGATATTCTCCCAAGTCAATAAATGAAAACAGTAGATTTTGGTTTTAGGAGCTCTTCCCGCTATAAGTTCCAATCTATTTGCCGAACCCCGGCACATAGGATTTCACTTCTATAGTGGCTGGAGCCGCTGAGAGGTCCCATTTTGTCTTTAAAGAAATATAAATTTGAACACAATTGTTGTATTTCTAATTTACAGCAGGTGCAGAAAATAAATAGGTGTAACGGCTTTAGAGCAGCAATAAGTGAAAGACCTAAATACAGACCTGTGCCTTTTCAGCTTTGCTGGAGAATAACCTTTTTGGGCTCATGAACAAAACACAGCATAGGGGGCTCTTTGGAACAATAAAAACAGTGAAGGTTATATAATAAAGAAAAGGTGCCAGCTTTCTTCAATTGGCGTCTTTTGGCTGTGGCGTCCTCTAGGGGATAAATTACAATATATTTTATGGAAGATTTAAAGACTATTTTAGTATTATTCAGCCCAGTCATTAATCCAGCTGCTAACAGTCCGGCACCACTTCTGGTCGTCATTTAAACAGGGAATAGCCAGGAAATTTTCTCCTCCATTTTTTTCAAAATCTTCTTTGGCGCGCATGGCGATTTCTTCGAGCGTTTCTAAACAATCCGAAACGAAAGCAGGTGTTACGACTGCCAGATTTTTAATTCCTTTTGCCGGCATCTTATCAATTTCAATATCGGTATAAGGCTCCAGCCATTTATCTCCAGCCAGTCGGGACTGGAACGTTAAGCTGTATTTATCTTCTGGAAGACCTAATAATTTTATTACTTGTTTTGTCGTTTCATAACATTGGTAGCGATAGCAGAAATCATGCGCCGGTGATGGTGTTCTGCAGCAGGAACCGTCAATTTTGCAATGGGATTTGGTTACATCTGTTTTGCGGATGTGACGTTCCGGGATTCCGTGATACGAGAATAACAAATGATCGTATTGAAATCCGGATAAATGTTTCTGAATTGAATCCGCCAGATTCCTTATATAATCCGGTTTATTGTAAAACGCAGGAACATCGGTAAAAGTCATTTGTGGAAATTTCTTCTTGCGAATTTCTTCTGCTTTAACCAAAATAGTTAACGTTGAAGCCATTGCATATTGTGGATACAGCGGAAAAAGCAGTACTTCCGTTACGCCTTTTTCGTGCAGTTCCTGCAGTCCTTTTTCAATAGTCATAGTTCCATAACGCATTGCAAGAGCAACAGGAACATTTACCAAAGGCTGTACTTTTTTCTGCATTCTTTCTGAAAGCACCACAAGGGGCGAACCTTCATCCCACCAGATTTTTGCATAAGCATGTGCCGATTCTTTGGGTCTTTTTCTTAAGATGATGCCTCGGACTAATAAAGCTCTTAGTAAATACGGAACATCGATCACATATTTATCCATTAAAAATTCATCTAAATACGGCTTTACATCTTTTTGTGTCGGGCTTTCAGGAGATCCTAAATTTACTAATAATACACCTTTCATTTTTTTTG is a window from the Flavobacterium cupriresistens genome containing:
- the hemH gene encoding ferrochelatase; this translates as MKGVLLVNLGSPESPTQKDVKPYLDEFLMDKYVIDVPYLLRALLVRGIILRKRPKESAHAYAKIWWDEGSPLVVLSERMQKKVQPLVNVPVALAMRYGTMTIEKGLQELHEKGVTEVLLFPLYPQYAMASTLTILVKAEEIRKKKFPQMTFTDVPAFYNKPDYIRNLADSIQKHLSGFQYDHLLFSYHGIPERHIRKTDVTKSHCKIDGSCCRTPSPAHDFCYRYQCYETTKQVIKLLGLPEDKYSLTFQSRLAGDKWLEPYTDIEIDKMPAKGIKNLAVVTPAFVSDCLETLEEIAMRAKEDFEKNGGENFLAIPCLNDDQKWCRTVSSWINDWAE